The following proteins are co-located in the Myroides profundi genome:
- a CDS encoding DUF4133 domain-containing protein — translation MKKYNINKGIGASVEFKGLKAQYLFYFAGGLLGNLIFIMVLYMAGVNNLICLALGLGLSGYLVYKVFSLNKKYGQYGLMKLQARKYFPRYIISRKDFRGYLSSNLKLIHYEKYS, via the coding sequence ATGAAAAAGTATAATATTAATAAAGGCATTGGAGCTAGCGTAGAATTTAAGGGACTCAAGGCTCAGTACCTGTTTTATTTTGCAGGTGGACTATTAGGAAATCTAATTTTTATTATGGTTTTGTATATGGCAGGGGTAAACAATCTTATTTGTTTAGCCCTTGGTCTTGGACTATCTGGCTATCTTGTTTACAAAGTATTTTCACTGAATAAGAAATACGGTCAGTACGGTCTTATGAAGCTTCAAGCCAGAAAATACTTTCCAAGATATATCATCTCAAGAAAAGATTTTAGAGGGTATTTAAGTAGTAACTTAAAACTAATACACTATGAGAAATACAGCTAA